A stretch of DNA from Blastocatellia bacterium:
AAATCCGTTGGGATACGTGGGGAAGGGACTATCAGTGATGATCCCCGCTATCTCCCAGTGGCCGGTGGTTGAATCTTTCCCGGCGGAGGCGAGGGCAGCGCGGCCATACGCCCCTTCCGGCTCAGCGACGGGTTCAAGAGTCATCGGTACAATATTGGCCAATCCGTAGCGACGGAGGTGCGGAACATTTACAGGGAGGGAAGCGAAAATATGTCCCAGGGTATCGCTCCCCTCATCGCCGTACTCGGCCGCATCGGGCATGGCTCCGATGCCGGCGCTATCGAGAACGATCAGGACAATGCGATTGAAAACCTTTCCCTCGGTCATGATCCCCCGCTTCTTCCGTGATTTCAGACGTCACACACCATCCATGACGTCGCCTTCTCCGGCGAGGTGTGCGTGTGACCGGCAGGCTGCGCATTCATAACACTGATTGTCCGCCCCATACCCGCGCAGGCCAACGGTGTGGCAGCACTAAGCAGTCGTCTCCGGAGCCGGGGTGGGTTTGTAATAGAGAATCCGGCTGCAGTTATCGCAGGTCAGAATGTTTTCGCCCCGACGAACTTCGGCATAGACTTGGGGGCGCACCGTCATGAAGCAGGCAGTGCACGATCCATCGCGCACCTCGGCCAGGGCGAGTCCATCGCGAATCTCCGTCAGGCGGGTGTATTGGGCCAGAAGGTCCGGGCGAATGAGGGCAGCCAGACGCTCGCGTTCGGCACGGCGCTCGGCCAGCCGCTGGGTCAGGCGTTCGGTGGCCGTGGCGTATTCCGCCAGTTGCTCATCGAATTCGCGCCGTTTGGCTTCGACTTCCGGAGTTCGTTCTCGAAGTTCCACCTCCAGAGTCTCGATCGTCTCCAGCAGTTCGAGAATCTGCGTCTCTATCACACTGATGGCTCGTTTGGCGCTGTCAATCTCCCGAAGAGCCGCTGCATATTCTGTCTGGTTGCGGACGCGCATGAGGTCCCTCTTATATTTCTCCAGCCGGTCCTGCATCTCCTGGAGATCGAGTTCCAGCTGGCGGTGCCGGCGTTTGGAGTCTTCCAGACGATTCTTTTTCTCCAGGTACTCGGCAGCGAATTCATTGAACTGCTTCTCCAGTTCGGCCTTTTTTCGCGGGACGTCAGCAATCTCATTCCCCAGTTCCCTGATCTCTATATCGAGAGCTTGTAGGGCGAGAAGCTTCTCCAATTCCGGATTCACAGCACGCTCCTCCAAGATGTGAATAGCACCGACGGGGTGTGAATGAATCGGAGAGGCGACAGAGGGGAAGCGCAACTGGAGATGATTAGCTGTCTTAACCGGCGTCGCTGATCCCGTGTTTCACCTTCCATCGTTTAGGCGGCCATTATAGCACAGCCGCCTCTTGACACCAAACGGCGCAGGCGACTAATGTATCGGCCTTTGTTTCGAGCCGATCGGGAGCGTACCGTCCATGACTGAAGCCACATCTCTCACAAGCCGCCGTGCGTCCCGGCGAAAACCCCGGACATCGTCCGCGCGCGGCTCGCTCTCGCCGACAAAAGAAGGCGCCGAGCGCCGGCGCGTCCGAGAAATCATTCGGCGACTCAAGAGGAAATATCCCGTGGCTCGCACGGCATTGAACTTTACTACTCCGCTGGAGTTGCTGGTCGCCACCATTCTCTCGGCCCAGTGCACGGACGAGCGTGTGAATCAGGTCACGGCGAAACTGTTCGAGAAATATCGCACGGCGGAAGACTATGCCCGGGCTCCGCTGTCCGAACTGGAACAAGCCATACGACCGACGGGATACTATCGGGCGAAAGCAAAAAGCATTCAGGCGGCCTGCCGAATGATCGCTGAGGAGTTTGGCGGTCAGGTTCCCCGCACCATGGAAGATTTACTGCGCCTTCCGGGCGTCGCCCGAAAGACGGCCAACGTTGTGCTTCAAAATGCCTTCGGTGTTCCCTCGGGCATCGTCGTGGACACTCACGTCATGCGCGTGGCCGACCGCCTGGGGCTGACGAAGGAAAAAGTTCGGGAGAAGATCGAAGCGGATCTGATGAGGCTGGTCCCTCAGCCGGAGTGGATCGGATTCAGTCATCGGCTCATCTTTCACGGGCGGGAGATCTGCCAGGCACGACGGCCACGCTGCCAGGAATGTATTCTGGCCGACCTGTGTCCCTACCCGGAGAAGGTTCTCCGTGCGCGCCCGTCCGTCACAGTCCGAGGGCGCAGCTGAAAAAAGGCACCGATCCGGGGGACCGACGTGAAAACGGATCGGTGCCGACAGCGGGACTACTGAGAGGAAGGGTCACAGGCCCTGGCGTCGGAAAGGCCCTCGGCCCAGCGCCCGCAGTCCCAAGCCCACCGGTCGTCGGAGCTGTTGACCGGGCCGTTGCGGTCGGGATCGCTGCCACTCGTCGAACTTCTGTTGCTGCTCCGGCGTGAGAACCGCCCGCACATCAGCGTGCAGTTGCTGATTCAACTTCTGAATCTGCTGGCGCAGCGACCGTTGTTCGATGACCAGCCGTCCCACCGCGGTGGCGTCAGGTTGTGGCGCTTCGAGAGCTTTCGCCAGTTCATGCTGCTTGGCCCGTAGTTCCTGCTGAAGGGGAAAGATGGCGTCCCGATGCTTTCGCAGAAGATCCTGGATCTCAGCTACCTGTTGATCGGTTAGCCCCAGACGGTTCTTCAGCACCGGAAGCGAGCGACCCAGCCCTTGAGCCCGCGCCAGGCTCACCCCCGCTGCCAGAATCACAATCAAAGTCATCAGTGAGAATGCCCTTTTCATCGCAACCTCCTCCTGCACCTCTGTCCATCGCCGTTTTGTGGCGATGGCTCGAGACTCGCAATGGCGGAGAGCACTCCTTTCGTCCGTCTGCTCCCTGCCATTTTCCATACCTGTAGGACACATCTTCAGGCCAAATAGTTTGAGAAAGTAACGCGGACTTTCCAGTCTGTGAAAGACGTAGCGCAGACTTAGTCTGCGAAAGAAAAAAACGCAGGCTGGAAAGCGCGCGCTACTGAAAATCGGGCGCTCCCGGAAAACCCGGGCCAGAATTAGAGCCCCGGGGGCGGCCAGGATGCCGTCGGGGAATCGCTCAGCAGTGATCTCACTCCGAAGAGGTCTCGATAGGCCACAGCCGACATGGCGACCGCCAGTGGCGCCGTCAGGAAAAAGCCGATGAGGCAGAAAATGAGTCCGGCCGGCGGAAGAAGTGTCAGAATCAAACCGAAGACCCAGAACATCAACCACTGACGCGAGATGACGACCTTCCACGCCTCATTGAGTGCCGAGGCAATATCCATCCGTCGGTCGAGGATCAAGGGGTAGACGAAGGCGAATAGAGCCATCACAAGAGGCGATGCAACGAACGTAATCACCCCGAGAAGCGGTGCTTTCTCCGCCAATCCGCTCAACGACAGATGGATAAACAGTTCGACGACCCAGGCGAGAAAGGCGACACCAAAATATTCAAATCCCTTGAAGACGTCGGCCACCTGAACTCTTTCGCCCCGGAGGGATTTGAAAACCATATAGTAGAGGCCGATGAGGAAGGGACCCGCGGTGACCGAGAGCGTAATCAACGACAGAAAGGTCACGATGAGGGTCGTCAGAGCGAACATCGGGAGATTGGGTTTGATGCCCTCCCACCCTTGAGACAGCCAGCGGCTAATATCAATGCTCGTTTCCCGGAACGTAGAGCGGAAGGGCTCTGATGGAGTGACAGGAGGAAGATAGGCCGGTCCTGTGGACGGGGAGGGAATGATCTCGGTAGAAGGTGGTGTTCCGAAGAGCTGGGTTTCCGATTCCTCCGGCGGGAGCAGCCGCATTCCACAACGCCGACAAAACCGAGCTGTTTCTGCCGACTCTGTTCCACAGCGCGGGCAGGTGATCATCTGATCAGATGCTCCTTATCATATCTCGCTATCCACACGGAGGTCGGCGTCGGGGGCGATCATCGGTAACCTCAAAAAAGAAGAGGGCTCTGAGAGGCCCCCAAGCGGCCACACTTATAAGCTCGGGCCATGCTCCGGTGACGCGGCGTGGTCAGCTCTTCTTCGAGGTCACGGCGTAGAAGGCCGCCAGTTGTTGTTCGACTTTCTTGCTGCCGCATTTCGGACATTTCACATTCTTCTTCTCGTACTCGGCCACCGTCATGGTGAGTTTAAATTTGCGATTGCATTGAGTGCAGCGATATTCGTAGACCGGCATACTCCTGTTCTCACCTCCCTGTCGAAAGAAATGCGATGGAGGGCCGACATCCGGCCACCTCTCGCCTTTTGGTTCCTCCTTTCGCTCTGAGATTTATCTCCATCACGCGATCCCTTGCCCACCGGGCTTCTCACCAGGACGAGTCACAATCTATGTCACCGGTGGGGAGAGCGGCGATGAGTGCTCTCCACGCACCGTCTGCGACTCGTTTCCCCTGATGCGTTGCGCTGTGGGCCTTAATGATCATAGCAGATTTTTCGCGTCAGTAAAGATGACGCGCTTTTTCCTCGCTCCTGGCACGACGAGAAAGGGCAGGCCGCAAGACCTCCAACCGCAGCACGGGAGTTCGGGCGGCGGGTTTGAAATAATGATGCCTTCCCCTATAATTGCCCGGGGGGTAGTCATCAAGGACTGAAGATGGATGTCGTCAAACAAGTGACCCGCATGCAGGCGATTGCTCGTCGTCTTCATGCGACGGGCCAGCGGATCGGACTTGTTCCCACTGCCGGAAATCTTCACGAAGGTCATCTCAGCCTCATTCGCCGCGCCCGGGAGATGTGCCACGTGGTCATTGTCTCGATATTTTCTCCCGCTGCCTGGCCGCCGGCAGAGAAAGCCTCCCACGGAAAGGAGACCCATCCACTCGAATCCGCTCCTTTTTTGTCCCGCGATGTCGAGGTCGTCGCGCCCAGCGGCGTTGACTACATCTTTGCTCCCTCGGCGGCGGAGATCTTCCCCGAGGGGGCATCCACGATGGTTGTCGTGAAGGGGTTGAGCGAGAAGCTCCACGGAGGACTTCATCCGGAGCATGTGATTCAGGCGACGACATTCCTCACGATTCTCTTTCATCTTATCCGGCCCCACGTTGTATTCTTCGGGTGGAAGGATGGGTATCAAGTGGCTCTGGTCAGACGGATGATTCGAGATCTCCGGTTCGATGTCGAAGTATGCATATGTCCGATCCTACGGGAAGCGAGCGGATTAGCCATCTCGGCCGACAATGAGCGATTGAGCGCCCGCGAGCGCGAGGCCGCCGCTGTTCTCTATCAGGCGCTGGAAAAAGTGCAAGTTCTTGTAGCTGCCGGCGAACGCGATGCCGTCCGCCTGATTCGCGCCATGCGCGAGGTCATCGAGTCCCAACCTCTGGCCCGAATCGAATCCCTCTCCATCGTAGATAGCGAGACGCTCGAACCGCTGGTCACCCTCGGCGAGCGCCCGGCCCTGGTCGCGGTGGTCGCCCATATCGGTCGCGTCCGGCTGAGCGACAACATCCTGGTCGCTCTGGCCTGAGATGGAAGGGGCCGGCTGGAGTTACGAACGATCGAGTTTCCCTGCCGGGGCCGGTGGGCCCCCCAGGACCCGATGACAGGGCCATGGGGATGTTGAACGCTCTGACCCCACATCAGGCGGAACTTTTTGCTTTTGCCTTTCGTTTTGCCAAGTGCGTTCCCGCAGATGGATAATTGAGGAGACGAGATTGAACGTGGGAGCAAAGGTGGCGTTGGCCAGCCAGGAGGCGCAACTCGTTCGACGGTGTCTGGCCGGCGATGAGGCGGCATGGGAGGAAATCGTCCGAACCTACTCGCGCCGGATCTACAATCTGGCCTACCGCTTCACGGGAAACCATGAGGCGGCCGAAGACCTGACGCAGGAGGTTTTCGTTCGCGTCTACCGGACGCTCGATCAGTTTAATCCGGCCGTGGGAGATCTCTCCCACTGGCTCATGCGGGTGGCCCGCAATCTCATCATTGATGATTATCGCAAACGCGGTCGGACGCCGACCGAGCAAAGCGAAGACCTGGCCGATCATGAATACCATCTCCACGCCGACGAATACGGCAACCCCGAGCGGGTGGTCGAACAGCAGGAACTCAGCCGCCTGGTCCAGCAGGCGATCAACAAGCTGTCGCCGGAGCTTCGCACCTGTATCATCCTGCG
This window harbors:
- a CDS encoding C4-type zinc ribbon domain-containing protein; protein product: MNPELEKLLALQALDIEIRELGNEIADVPRKKAELEKQFNEFAAEYLEKKNRLEDSKRRHRQLELDLQEMQDRLEKYKRDLMRVRNQTEYAAALREIDSAKRAISVIETQILELLETIETLEVELRERTPEVEAKRREFDEQLAEYATATERLTQRLAERRAERERLAALIRPDLLAQYTRLTEIRDGLALAEVRDGSCTACFMTVRPQVYAEVRRGENILTCDNCSRILYYKPTPAPETTA
- the nth gene encoding endonuclease III, yielding MTEATSLTSRRASRRKPRTSSARGSLSPTKEGAERRRVREIIRRLKRKYPVARTALNFTTPLELLVATILSAQCTDERVNQVTAKLFEKYRTAEDYARAPLSELEQAIRPTGYYRAKAKSIQAACRMIAEEFGGQVPRTMEDLLRLPGVARKTANVVLQNAFGVPSGIVVDTHVMRVADRLGLTKEKVREKIEADLMRLVPQPEWIGFSHRLIFHGREICQARRPRCQECILADLCPYPEKVLRARPSVTVRGRS
- a CDS encoding periplasmic heavy metal sensor; amino-acid sequence: MKRAFSLMTLIVILAAGVSLARAQGLGRSLPVLKNRLGLTDQQVAEIQDLLRKHRDAIFPLQQELRAKQHELAKALEAPQPDATAVGRLVIEQRSLRQQIQKLNQQLHADVRAVLTPEQQQKFDEWQRSRPQRPGQQLRRPVGLGLRALGRGPFRRQGL
- a CDS encoding zinc ribbon domain-containing protein, which produces MPVYEYRCTQCNRKFKLTMTVAEYEKKNVKCPKCGSKKVEQQLAAFYAVTSKKS
- the panC gene encoding pantoate--beta-alanine ligase, with the protein product MDVVKQVTRMQAIARRLHATGQRIGLVPTAGNLHEGHLSLIRRAREMCHVVIVSIFSPAAWPPAEKASHGKETHPLESAPFLSRDVEVVAPSGVDYIFAPSAAEIFPEGASTMVVVKGLSEKLHGGLHPEHVIQATTFLTILFHLIRPHVVFFGWKDGYQVALVRRMIRDLRFDVEVCICPILREASGLAISADNERLSAREREAAAVLYQALEKVQVLVAAGERDAVRLIRAMREVIESQPLARIESLSIVDSETLEPLVTLGERPALVAVVAHIGRVRLSDNILVALA
- a CDS encoding sigma-70 family RNA polymerase sigma factor; translated protein: MGAKVALASQEAQLVRRCLAGDEAAWEEIVRTYSRRIYNLAYRFTGNHEAAEDLTQEVFVRVYRTLDQFNPAVGDLSHWLMRVARNLIIDDYRKRGRTPTEQSEDLADHEYHLHADEYGNPERVVEQQELSRLVQQAINKLSPELRTCIILRDLEELSYQEIVDLLQIPEGTVKSRINRGRIELARILRRMKVI